Proteins co-encoded in one Cupriavidus nantongensis genomic window:
- the ppx gene encoding exopolyphosphatase, which produces MNNTPRLLAAVDMGSNSFRLMIGRVDETPTANGPASQIFQVDALREPVRLAAGLTPDKYLDQPARRRGIDALRRFGDRLREFAPGQVRAVATNTLRVAKNASDFLIEAEGALGFPIEVIAGREEARLIYLGASHDAPACQGNRLVVDIGGGSTEFIIGNGYQSKLMESLYIGCVSHSRQFFPSGNVDDYAMKQAELAARREIQVLVRQYRAAGWEQAVGSSGTARALAELIELNGMNDSNAEHGITREGLERLKRALIKAENTNRVKLTGLKPDRIPVLPGGLSIMLGVFAELDIDRMDVTDGALRLGVLYDLLGRSHHEDMRTVTVDQFMRRYGVDRAQAGRVRRTAQTLLSQFPDPANERREDNLALLGWAASLHEIGMSISHSGYHKHSAYIATHADMPGFSKTDQARLATLLLGHAGKLGKLSGSGKFVDWRMLFSLRLAFVLCRRRSDVALPDIRVTQLAEALDEGFTVRLPKAWIDANPLIEYSLAQEADEWQRIGKRYKVIYD; this is translated from the coding sequence ATGAACAACACTCCACGCCTGCTGGCCGCCGTCGACATGGGCTCGAACAGCTTCCGCCTGATGATCGGGCGGGTGGACGAAACTCCAACGGCCAACGGCCCGGCCAGCCAGATCTTCCAGGTCGACGCGCTGCGCGAGCCGGTGCGGCTGGCGGCCGGGCTGACCCCCGACAAATACCTGGACCAGCCCGCACGGCGGCGCGGCATCGATGCGCTGCGGCGCTTCGGCGACCGCCTGCGCGAGTTCGCGCCGGGGCAGGTGCGCGCCGTCGCCACCAATACGCTGCGGGTCGCAAAGAACGCGTCCGATTTCCTGATCGAGGCCGAAGGCGCGCTGGGCTTTCCGATCGAAGTGATCGCCGGGCGCGAGGAGGCGCGGCTGATCTACCTGGGCGCCTCGCACGATGCGCCGGCCTGCCAGGGCAACCGCCTGGTGGTCGATATCGGCGGCGGCTCGACCGAATTCATCATCGGCAACGGCTACCAGTCCAAGCTGATGGAAAGCCTGTATATCGGCTGCGTGTCGCACAGCCGCCAGTTCTTCCCCAGCGGCAATGTCGACGACTACGCGATGAAGCAGGCCGAGCTGGCGGCGCGCCGCGAGATCCAGGTGCTGGTGCGCCAGTACCGCGCCGCGGGCTGGGAGCAGGCGGTGGGCTCGTCGGGCACCGCGCGCGCGCTGGCCGAGCTGATCGAGCTCAACGGCATGAACGACAGCAACGCCGAGCACGGCATCACGCGCGAAGGGCTGGAGCGCCTGAAGCGTGCGCTGATCAAGGCCGAGAACACCAATCGCGTCAAGCTGACCGGCCTCAAGCCGGATCGCATCCCGGTGCTGCCGGGCGGCTTGTCGATCATGCTTGGCGTATTTGCCGAACTCGATATCGATCGCATGGACGTGACCGACGGCGCGCTGCGGCTGGGCGTGCTGTACGACCTGCTCGGACGCAGCCACCATGAGGACATGCGCACGGTCACGGTGGACCAGTTCATGCGCCGCTACGGTGTCGACCGCGCGCAGGCCGGCCGCGTGCGACGCACCGCGCAGACGCTGCTGTCACAGTTCCCGGATCCGGCCAACGAACGGCGCGAGGACAACCTGGCGCTGCTGGGCTGGGCCGCCAGCCTGCACGAGATCGGCATGTCGATCTCGCACAGCGGCTACCACAAGCATTCCGCCTATATCGCCACGCATGCCGACATGCCGGGCTTTTCCAAGACCGACCAGGCGCGGCTGGCGACGCTGCTGCTGGGCCATGCGGGCAAGCTGGGCAAGCTGTCGGGCAGCGGCAAGTTCGTCGACTGGCGCATGCTGTTCAGCCTGCGCCTGGCCTTTGTGCTGTGCCGGCGCCGCTCGGACGTGGCGCTGCCGGACATCCGCGTTACGCAGCTGGCCGAAGCGCTGGACGAAGGCTTCACCGTGCGCCTGCCGAAGGCGTGGATCGACGCCAATCCGCTGATCGAATACAGCCTGGCGCAGGAAGCCGACGAATGGCAGCGCATCGGCAAGCGCTACAAGGTGATCTACGACTGA
- a CDS encoding SixA phosphatase family protein, with protein sequence MNLILWRHAEAEDLPDALSLSRHADLQRPLTRRGRKQAEASAKWLRAHLPADTRILCSPAVRARETAAALTGDAQILDALAPGADVSAVLAAVEWPERAEHVVVVGHQPWIGRVASLLLAGTEMDWSVRKGGVWWLTGRTRESEAQTVLRAVINPEFL encoded by the coding sequence ATGAACCTGATCCTGTGGCGCCATGCCGAAGCCGAAGACCTGCCCGACGCCCTCAGCCTTAGCCGCCATGCCGACCTGCAGCGCCCGCTGACGCGCCGCGGCCGCAAGCAGGCCGAGGCCTCGGCCAAATGGTTGCGGGCCCACCTGCCAGCCGATACCCGTATCCTGTGCAGCCCCGCCGTGCGCGCTCGCGAAACCGCAGCGGCGCTGACCGGCGACGCGCAAATCCTCGATGCGCTGGCGCCCGGCGCCGATGTCAGCGCGGTGCTGGCCGCGGTCGAATGGCCGGAGCGCGCCGAGCACGTGGTGGTGGTCGGCCATCAGCCGTGGATCGGCCGCGTCGCCAGCCTGCTGCTGGCCGGCACCGAAATGGACTGGAGCGTGCGCAAGGGCGGCGTCTGGTGGCTGACCGGCCGTACCCGCGAAAGCGAGGCCCAGACGGTGCTGCGCGCGGTCATCAACCCCGAATTCCTCTGA
- a CDS encoding exonuclease domain-containing protein, with protein sequence MRVAIVSTETTGLTPADEPVSIGLLLVEVSPRAGGLLREVAEYYGSQEPTVPISAAATDIHGLTADMLRGRRFDLGAIRAIVDEAEVLVAHGAAFNARMLEKVLPGIQHKRWRCSVRQVRWSQYFHAANHKLDTLCEHLNIFRPRPQVALDDCLALSKLLFRPIGTTQQATPMGFLLAEADFAMSPVPPAGSAPAAPPAATPASEAASSWLPQVEASQHGPGRGLVMAAVILMLFAGAVIWPDLFPW encoded by the coding sequence ATGCGGGTCGCAATCGTCAGTACCGAAACCACCGGGCTCACGCCAGCCGATGAGCCCGTCAGCATCGGCTTGCTGCTGGTCGAGGTGTCGCCGCGCGCCGGCGGCCTGCTGCGCGAAGTGGCGGAGTACTACGGTTCGCAGGAGCCGACCGTGCCGATCAGCGCGGCGGCCACCGATATCCACGGCCTGACCGCCGACATGCTGCGCGGGCGCCGCTTCGACCTCGGCGCCATCCGCGCCATCGTCGACGAGGCCGAGGTGCTGGTGGCCCACGGCGCCGCCTTCAACGCCAGGATGCTGGAGAAAGTGCTGCCCGGCATCCAGCACAAGCGCTGGCGCTGCTCGGTGCGGCAGGTGCGCTGGTCCCAGTATTTCCACGCCGCCAACCACAAGCTCGATACGCTGTGCGAGCACCTGAATATCTTCCGCCCCCGGCCCCAGGTGGCTTTGGATGATTGCCTGGCGTTGTCCAAGCTGCTGTTCCGGCCGATCGGCACCACCCAGCAGGCGACGCCGATGGGCTTCCTGCTTGCCGAAGCCGATTTCGCCATGAGCCCCGTCCCGCCTGCCGGCAGCGCGCCGGCTGCGCCGCCCGCTGCGACGCCGGCTTCTGAGGCAGCGTCTTCATGGCTGCCGCAAGTCGAAGCCAGCCAGCATGGCCCCGGGCGGGGGCTGGTGATGGCGGCGGTGATACTGATGCTGTTCGCCGGCGCGGTAATCTGGCCGGACTTGTTCCCGTGGTGA
- a CDS encoding extracellular solute-binding protein, producing MPIQARWPLQAAWQCFRRDAVLRGWAAMKLALALAAGVSLFSDPAWAAHGFALHGDLKYQPNFSHFEYANPNAPVGGTLTLANPDRRTSFDKFNPFTLKGTSAPGLNALMFESLLISSADESASAYGLLAEDVTVAPDELSVTFTIRPQARFSNGDPVLASDVKYSYDMLMSKASSPGYRSMCTDVKAVVVTGERTVRFDFKQRNRELPLIVGSLPVFSRKWTAKVPFEKLTFEPPVASGPYLIERFDAGRGIIFQRDPKYWGKDLAVRRGTFNFARVVYRLYKDETARLEAFKAGEFDAIVEYKAKNWAKSYQGTRFRNGELLKTEFPHRNGAGMQGYVMNLRKPVFQDVRVRQALILALDFEWLNRQLFYGAYKRLDSWFSNSELSASSTFDGRPGPGELQLLEPLRAQLPPEVFGPDVVQPSTAPPRSLRDNLRLARRLLAQAGWTYTDGALRNAKGEPLVFEFLDDGGAMSRVITTYVRNLEKLGIQVHQRTTDFALYQKRLEDFDFDMVSIRFPDSQSPGNELRDRFSSEAAGTPGSDNLFGLKSPVVDKLVDNVLRADTRQELVTAGRALDRVLMHGYYIVPNWYSASHRVSYRKTLAYPERLPYFYTAEGWILSHWWRTDLQAQAR from the coding sequence ATGCCTATTCAAGCACGTTGGCCGCTTCAGGCGGCATGGCAGTGCTTCCGGCGGGATGCAGTACTGCGTGGTTGGGCGGCAATGAAGCTGGCACTGGCGCTGGCGGCGGGGGTCTCGCTCTTTTCTGATCCGGCATGGGCGGCGCATGGCTTTGCGCTGCATGGGGACCTCAAGTACCAGCCGAATTTCTCGCACTTCGAATACGCCAATCCCAACGCGCCGGTCGGCGGCACGCTGACGCTCGCCAATCCTGACCGGCGCACCAGTTTCGACAAGTTCAACCCGTTCACGCTGAAGGGCACCTCGGCCCCGGGCCTGAACGCGCTGATGTTCGAGTCGCTGCTGATCAGCAGCGCCGACGAAAGCGCCAGCGCCTACGGCCTGCTGGCCGAGGACGTCACGGTGGCGCCGGACGAGTTGTCGGTCACCTTCACCATCCGTCCGCAGGCGCGCTTTTCCAATGGCGATCCGGTGCTGGCCTCGGACGTCAAGTACTCCTACGACATGCTGATGAGCAAGGCCTCGAGCCCGGGCTACCGCAGCATGTGTACCGACGTGAAGGCGGTGGTCGTGACCGGCGAGCGCACCGTGCGCTTCGATTTCAAGCAGCGCAACCGCGAGCTGCCGCTGATCGTCGGCTCGCTGCCGGTGTTCTCGCGCAAGTGGACCGCCAAGGTTCCGTTCGAGAAGCTGACCTTCGAGCCGCCGGTGGCCAGCGGCCCTTACCTGATCGAGCGCTTCGACGCCGGCCGCGGCATCATCTTCCAGCGCGACCCGAAGTACTGGGGCAAGGACCTCGCGGTGCGGCGCGGCACCTTCAACTTCGCGCGCGTGGTCTACCGTCTGTACAAGGACGAGACCGCGCGGCTCGAGGCCTTCAAGGCCGGCGAGTTCGACGCCATCGTCGAATACAAGGCCAAGAACTGGGCCAAGAGCTACCAGGGCACGCGCTTTCGCAACGGCGAACTGCTCAAGACCGAATTCCCGCATCGCAACGGTGCCGGCATGCAGGGCTATGTCATGAACCTGCGCAAGCCGGTGTTCCAGGACGTGCGCGTGCGCCAGGCGCTGATCCTCGCGCTGGATTTCGAATGGCTCAACCGGCAGCTGTTCTACGGCGCCTACAAGCGGCTGGACAGCTGGTTCTCCAACAGCGAGCTGTCGGCCAGCTCCACCTTCGACGGCCGTCCCGGTCCCGGCGAACTGCAACTTCTCGAGCCGCTGCGCGCGCAGCTGCCGCCAGAGGTGTTCGGCCCCGACGTGGTCCAGCCCAGCACCGCGCCGCCGCGCTCGCTGCGCGACAACCTGCGCCTGGCGCGGCGCCTGCTGGCCCAGGCCGGCTGGACCTATACCGACGGCGCGCTGCGCAACGCCAAGGGCGAGCCGCTGGTGTTCGAGTTCCTCGACGATGGCGGCGCCATGAGCCGGGTGATCACCACCTACGTGCGCAACCTCGAGAAGCTTGGCATCCAGGTGCACCAGCGCACCACGGATTTCGCGCTGTACCAGAAGCGGCTCGAAGACTTCGACTTCGACATGGTGTCGATCCGCTTCCCCGATTCGCAAAGCCCGGGCAATGAACTGCGCGACCGCTTCTCCAGCGAGGCCGCCGGCACGCCGGGCTCGGACAACCTGTTTGGGCTGAAGTCGCCGGTGGTCGACAAGCTGGTCGACAACGTGCTGCGCGCCGATACCCGGCAGGAGCTGGTCACCGCCGGCCGTGCGCTCGACCGGGTGCTGATGCACGGCTATTACATCGTGCCGAACTGGTACAGCGCGTCGCACCGGGTCTCATACCGCAAGACCCTGGCGTACCCGGAGCGGCTGCCGTATTTCTACACGGCGGAAGGCTGGATCCTCAGCCACTGGTGGCGCACCGACCTGCAGGCGCAAGCCCGCTGA
- a CDS encoding MFS transporter, translating into MAAPHAQSAADPGRGADASLSSRDHKPSGRLPLLALGVGSFAIGTGEFVIMGLLPDAATDLGISIPQAGHLISAYALGVVVGAPLLAVLGARWPRRNLLIALMAVFAAGNLASALAPSYLSMMVARLLTGFPHGTYFGVAALVAASLVPRERRAQAVGLVMLGLTTATLVGVPIAAAVGTWLGWRSAFVIVGALGALTALLVWRWVPFVPADRRASPLRELSALGRKQVWLTLGIGAIGFGGMFAVFSYIKPTMLELAHMPAAGIPVVLALFGIGMVAGNLAGARLADKALMPTVGGVLVWTALVLGAFTFTASHAWLAAFNVLLVGTAVALGPALQIRLMDVAGDAQTLAAALNHSAFNLANALGAWLGGLTIAAGFGWESTGWVGLLLALGGLVVYAWSMLSMARRVPAAA; encoded by the coding sequence ATGGCCGCCCCACATGCACAATCCGCCGCGGATCCTGGCCGCGGCGCCGACGCTTCCCTGTCTTCCCGCGATCACAAGCCCTCCGGCCGGCTGCCCCTGCTGGCGCTAGGCGTCGGCAGCTTTGCCATCGGCACCGGCGAGTTCGTCATCATGGGCCTGCTGCCCGACGCCGCGACCGACCTCGGCATCTCGATCCCGCAAGCCGGCCACCTGATCAGCGCCTATGCGCTCGGCGTGGTGGTCGGCGCGCCGCTGCTGGCGGTGCTGGGCGCGCGCTGGCCGCGGCGCAACCTGCTGATCGCGCTGATGGCGGTGTTTGCCGCCGGCAATCTCGCCAGCGCGCTGGCGCCGTCGTACCTGTCGATGATGGTGGCGCGCCTGCTCACGGGCTTTCCGCACGGCACGTACTTCGGCGTCGCGGCGCTGGTCGCGGCCAGCCTGGTGCCGCGCGAGCGGCGCGCGCAGGCGGTGGGGCTGGTAATGCTGGGCCTGACCACCGCCACGCTGGTCGGCGTGCCGATCGCGGCCGCGGTCGGTACCTGGTTGGGCTGGCGCTCGGCCTTCGTGATCGTGGGCGCGCTCGGCGCGCTGACAGCGCTGCTGGTCTGGCGCTGGGTGCCGTTCGTGCCGGCCGACCGGCGTGCCAGCCCGCTGCGCGAGCTGTCCGCGCTCGGGCGCAAGCAGGTGTGGCTGACGCTGGGTATCGGCGCGATCGGGTTTGGCGGCATGTTCGCGGTGTTCAGCTATATCAAGCCGACCATGCTGGAGCTGGCGCATATGCCGGCGGCCGGCATCCCGGTGGTGCTGGCGCTGTTCGGCATCGGCATGGTGGCGGGCAACCTGGCCGGCGCCAGGCTGGCCGACAAGGCGCTGATGCCTACGGTGGGCGGCGTGCTGGTGTGGACCGCGCTGGTGCTGGGCGCCTTTACCTTTACCGCGTCGCACGCCTGGCTCGCAGCGTTCAACGTGCTGCTGGTCGGCACCGCGGTGGCGCTGGGTCCGGCGCTGCAGATTCGGCTGATGGACGTTGCCGGCGACGCGCAGACGCTGGCGGCGGCGCTCAACCATTCGGCCTTCAACCTGGCCAATGCGCTGGGCGCCTGGCTGGGCGGGCTGACCATCGCCGCCGGCTTCGGCTGGGAGTCGACCGGCTGGGTCGGCCTGCTGCTGGCGCTGGGCGGGCTGGTGGTCTATGCCTGGTCGATGCTGAGCATGGCACGGCGCGTTCCCGCCGCGGCGTAG
- the infA gene encoding translation initiation factor IF-1: MAKEELIEFGGVVSEALPDNRYRVTLENGVEIWAYASGKMQKHRIRILAGDRVTLEMSPYDLTKGRINFRHKS; the protein is encoded by the coding sequence TTGGCTAAGGAAGAACTCATTGAATTTGGCGGCGTGGTGTCGGAAGCCCTGCCTGACAACCGCTATCGTGTCACGCTGGAAAACGGCGTCGAGATCTGGGCATACGCTTCGGGCAAGATGCAGAAGCACCGCATCCGCATCCTGGCCGGCGACCGCGTGACCCTGGAAATGTCGCCCTACGACCTGACCAAGGGGCGCATCAACTTCCGCCACAAGTCCTGA
- a CDS encoding GGDEF domain-containing protein, with protein sequence MFQSHVVVLIAGLFALQMAVVCVVLRRSSGMERSGLTSWALGSVLAAFAAALAAVQALRPMWLVPESTDLALLAALSVMAVGARHFAQRPGRGAGLLGLNLAAAAAVAWGDLAPRYLATAVALPDLAPVLSACHIVLLLDLARSVVPAVPAKRGTGRLAAWSLAAITIAAAAINAWTVLRPLAAMAQGGAWPRPMPWDGELAIFNVFALVGVSVSFALMAHDRLRRMLERRARHDDLTDVLLRGAFWEELEAACVQAERQRKPMTVAFVDLDHFKAINDVYGHLAGDSVLRHFAGLLRRTLGHGDLAGRLGGEEFAIVMPDTALETGRLACLRLATAVRATPCPSEPDPIAYTVSIGVAARQPGEGADALMRRADRALYDAKLKGRNCVSLHPAGDATESAVELAAESAVESATGSAGAGRYVTRGQPRAAS encoded by the coding sequence ATGTTTCAGTCGCACGTGGTTGTGCTCATCGCGGGGCTGTTTGCCTTGCAGATGGCGGTGGTTTGCGTGGTGTTGCGCCGGTCGTCGGGCATGGAGCGCAGCGGCCTGACATCCTGGGCGCTGGGCAGCGTGCTGGCGGCCTTTGCCGCGGCGCTGGCGGCGGTGCAGGCGTTGCGGCCGATGTGGCTGGTGCCGGAATCGACCGACCTGGCGCTGCTCGCCGCGCTTTCGGTGATGGCCGTGGGCGCGCGGCACTTTGCGCAACGGCCGGGCCGTGGCGCGGGCCTGCTCGGGCTGAACCTGGCGGCCGCGGCAGCGGTGGCCTGGGGCGACCTGGCCCCGCGCTACCTGGCCACGGCGGTGGCGCTGCCCGATCTGGCCCCGGTGCTGAGCGCCTGCCATATCGTGCTGCTGCTGGATCTCGCGCGCAGCGTGGTGCCGGCGGTGCCGGCCAAGCGCGGCACCGGCCGGCTGGCGGCGTGGTCGCTGGCGGCGATCACCATCGCCGCGGCGGCCATCAATGCCTGGACCGTGCTGCGGCCGCTGGCGGCGATGGCGCAGGGCGGCGCCTGGCCGCGGCCGATGCCGTGGGATGGCGAGCTGGCCATCTTCAATGTCTTCGCCCTGGTCGGGGTGTCGGTCAGCTTTGCGCTGATGGCGCACGACCGGCTGCGCCGCATGCTGGAACGGCGCGCGCGGCACGACGACCTGACCGATGTGCTGCTGCGCGGCGCGTTCTGGGAGGAACTGGAGGCCGCCTGCGTGCAGGCCGAGCGGCAGCGCAAGCCGATGACGGTCGCGTTTGTCGATCTCGATCACTTCAAGGCGATCAACGATGTCTATGGCCACCTGGCCGGCGACAGCGTGCTGCGGCACTTTGCCGGGCTGCTGCGCAGGACGCTCGGACACGGCGACCTGGCGGGGCGGCTGGGCGGCGAGGAATTCGCCATCGTGATGCCGGATACTGCGCTGGAAACCGGCCGGCTCGCGTGCCTGCGGCTGGCCACGGCGGTGCGCGCCACGCCGTGCCCGTCGGAACCCGATCCGATTGCATATACCGTCAGCATCGGCGTGGCCGCGCGCCAGCCCGGCGAGGGCGCCGATGCGCTGATGCGCCGCGCCGATCGCGCGCTGTATGACGCCAAGCTGAAGGGACGCAACTGCGTGTCGCTGCACCCGGCGGGCGATGCCACGGAATCGGCCGTGGAATTGGCCGCGGAATCTGCGGTGGAGTCTGCCACGGGTTCCGCCGGCGCCGGCCGCTACGTCACGCGCGGCCAGCCGCGCGCGGCGTCCTGA
- the fabI gene encoding enoyl-ACP reductase FabI, with translation MGFLAGKRILITGLLSNRSIAYGIASACKREGAELAFTYVGERFKDRISDFAKEFGSDLVFECDVGSDEQIAATFAALGQRWEKFDGLVHSIGFAPREAIAGDFLDGLSREGFRIAHDISAYSFPALAKAALPLLSDKASLLTLTYLGAERVVPNYNTMGLAKASLEASVRYLASSVGPRGIRANGISAGPIKTLAASGIKGFGKLLGHFEQAAPLRRNVTIEEVGNVAAFLLSDLASGVTGEITYVDGGFNVVGASVADAE, from the coding sequence ATGGGATTTCTGGCAGGTAAGCGGATCCTGATCACCGGCTTGCTTTCGAACCGCTCGATCGCCTATGGCATTGCCTCGGCGTGCAAGCGCGAAGGCGCCGAACTGGCCTTCACCTACGTCGGCGAACGGTTCAAGGACCGGATCAGCGACTTTGCCAAGGAATTCGGCAGCGACCTGGTTTTCGAATGCGACGTCGGCAGCGACGAGCAGATTGCCGCCACCTTCGCCGCGCTCGGCCAGCGCTGGGAAAAGTTCGACGGCCTGGTGCATTCGATCGGCTTCGCACCGCGTGAAGCGATCGCCGGCGATTTCCTCGACGGCCTGTCGCGCGAAGGCTTCCGCATCGCGCACGACATCTCCGCGTACAGCTTCCCGGCACTGGCCAAGGCCGCCCTGCCGCTGCTGTCGGACAAGGCCTCGCTGCTGACGCTGACTTACCTGGGCGCCGAGCGCGTGGTTCCCAACTACAACACCATGGGCCTGGCCAAGGCCTCGCTCGAAGCCAGCGTGCGCTACCTGGCCTCGTCGGTCGGCCCGCGCGGCATCCGTGCCAACGGCATCTCGGCCGGCCCGATCAAGACCCTGGCCGCTTCCGGCATCAAGGGCTTCGGCAAGCTGCTCGGCCATTTCGAGCAAGCGGCACCGCTGCGCCGCAATGTCACCATCGAAGAAGTCGGCAACGTCGCCGCCTTCCTGCTGTCCGACCTGGCCAGCGGCGTGACGGGTGAGATCACCTATGTCGACGGCGGCTTCAACGTGGTCGGCGCAAGCGTGGCTGACGCCGAGTAA
- a CDS encoding GNAT family N-acetyltransferase — protein MRDLPTPTQPLFDSLPNGLGGQTARRRLHRPSDTPAHESPVLSVAWARHQDEVVEAQRLRYKVFAEEMGARLKSSVPELDIDMFDAYCDHLIVRDMTTLRVVGTYRVLPPHQAKRLGCLYAESEFDLVRLSHLRPKMLELGRSCVHRDYRSGSVIMALWGGLGEYLQRWGIESMLGCASVPMSDGGHYAASLHRLFSERSLAPIEYHAFPRLPLPVEDLNQQLAVEPPALIKGYLRLGAKICGQPAWDPDFNVADFLTLLRVNDMNPRYARHFLGLNNAA, from the coding sequence ATGCGAGATCTGCCGACGCCTACCCAGCCGCTCTTCGACTCTCTGCCCAATGGCCTCGGCGGCCAGACGGCGCGGAGGCGTCTTCATCGCCCATCGGATACACCGGCACATGAGTCGCCTGTTCTCAGCGTGGCGTGGGCGCGCCACCAGGATGAAGTAGTCGAGGCCCAGCGCCTGCGCTACAAGGTCTTTGCCGAAGAAATGGGCGCGCGCCTGAAGTCTTCCGTGCCCGAACTGGACATCGACATGTTCGATGCCTACTGCGACCACCTGATCGTGCGCGACATGACCACGCTGCGCGTGGTCGGCACCTACCGCGTGCTGCCGCCGCACCAGGCCAAGCGCTTGGGCTGCCTCTACGCGGAATCGGAATTCGACCTGGTGCGCCTGTCGCACCTGCGCCCCAAGATGCTGGAACTGGGCCGCTCGTGCGTGCACCGCGACTACCGCTCCGGCAGCGTCATCATGGCGCTGTGGGGCGGGCTGGGCGAGTACCTGCAGCGCTGGGGCATCGAGTCGATGCTGGGCTGCGCCAGCGTGCCGATGAGCGACGGCGGCCACTACGCGGCCAGCCTGCACCGGCTGTTCAGCGAGCGCTCGCTGGCACCGATCGAGTACCACGCCTTCCCGCGCCTGCCGCTGCCGGTGGAAGACCTGAATCAGCAGCTGGCGGTCGAGCCGCCCGCGCTGATCAAGGGCTACCTGCGCCTGGGCGCGAAGATCTGCGGCCAGCCTGCCTGGGACCCGGACTTCAACGTGGCGGACTTCCTCACGCTGCTGCGCGTGAACGACATGAACCCGCGCTACGCCCGCCACTTCCTGGGCCTGAACAACGCTGCCTGA